The stretch of DNA TCGTCCACGCGTGGCCGACTTGGTGAAGGGTACTGGGACGGAGCTCTCCCTGTAAGAACCTCCAACAACAATACCCCAAAGCTGTACACATCTGCCTTTTGAGACAGCCTCTTGATTTCTGCCTGCTCAGGAGCCCTGTATCCTCCTAATCTTGCAATGGCATGAACCGGATTTATAAGCAGCGAGAGCCCGAAATCTGAAATGCATGCAACGCCGTTCTTGTCGAGTAGCACATTCGAAGATTTCACATTCCCATGAGGTATTTTAGATACGCTGTAGTCTTCATGAATCTTTGCTAGTCCTCGAGCCGCTCCAAGCACCAAGCTGATCCTTGTAGTCCAATCCAAAGGGATTCTCCCCGGACCCCGATTCCCTAAATTccacaaataaaaaatccaagaaccacacaaattaaatattattgaaatgaaatatatacaTAGTACGTATTGATGAATTTTGTTACCGTAAAAAATCagtaagtatattatatatatgcatatatatagatatatatatatatatattagaattgttacgtatatatagataaaaggattatacaaattaaataaatttataaattgatgatgTAGTTTGATGTaatttgttagatctattttataataaaaataattttacaatctgacgtatcgcataaaattatatcaatttatgagtttatttttacgagtaatgctattcatcatcttaacttCCATCATCCTTCTATCATtctatgatgtgacattaagtAATTGGGaattatttataacattttacttataaacttatcatttaatgtcatatAAGATGGTAGGACGATGATGAGAattagaatgatgaatagattttttctatttttacaataatatcctgTGTGAATTGTGACTAAATTACTGTTAGAAGCAAGTTTATAATccaatgattgaaaaaataaaacactgaCCATGAAGAAGTGAATGTAAGCTCCCGTTGGAAAGATAATCATAGACAAGAAGCTTCTCCTCCTTGGCATAGTAATAAGCTCTAAACTTCACAATATTTGGATGCTTAAGCTTCCCGATCACATCCATATACTGCTCAAACTCCTTCCTCTCACACGGGTTCGCGTCCTTAAGTCGCTTCACGGCCATGATGCACCCGTCATCGAGCACCGCCCTATACACTGTCCCCAGGCTTCCTTTCCCGAGCATCTCCGCCGATGCCCGGAGCAAATCCTCAAGCACAAACTGCTTCCTCCTATCGTAAAACACAAGCTTGCTTCGGTCTGTGGCGTTTGTGGCATCGCTGCAGCTATCTTCACCTTCATTGCTGGCATACACCTTCTTCTCGCTCCCACCATAGCTACTCccactcctcctcctcctcttcccgCTATCGTTCTCCGCTATAGAACCAGACAAACTCCGGTCTCTCGCACAGTAATACGCGAGGACGAATGACACCACCACCAACAACGCCACGCAGTTTGCTATTACAATGGCCACTATAGCACCGGTACTTAGTCTGTTTCGCGATCCTCCTTTGCCATGACTTGTTGCAGGCGCTTGTGGCAACGAGCTCGGGTTCGACGTTACGGTCTGAGTAGAAGCGGACGCCGGAGGAGTTCCGCTGAACGAGCAAGCGGGAAAGGGCCTCGACCCACACAGACCTTCGTTCCCTGAAAATATATCCTTGCCGAATTTCTTCAGTAAACCGTCAGGCAAGCGTCCGTACAACTCATTGCTCGTCAAGTTCAGCTCCCTGAGATTCAGCAGGGAGACGGAGAGGTCAGGAACCGTCCCAGAGAGTGCATTGTTCTGTAACCGAAGCGTGATTAGACGCTTCAACCGGCACAGCTCTTTAGGAACCAAGCCGCGGAGGTTGTTGTCGGACAGGTCAAGGCGGAGGAGGCGCCCGAGAGACGATATCTCAGGTGGGATTTCCCCAGAGAGGTCATTGCCTGAGAGGTAGATGAACTTGAGATTGGTGCAGTTGGTGAGGGGTGATACGGTGCCGTTGAGGCGGTTGTTGTGGAGGTCGAGAAGGCGGAGCTGGTCGAGCGGAGCCAGAGAGTCGAGTGGGCCGCGGAGGTTTAgggaagggagggagagaacGACGACGCGTTTGCTGTTTGAGGAGCAGTGGACACCGCGCCACGAAGCTGCGCAGGCATCACCGCCGGTCCAGTTGGAGTTGAGCTGGCCGTGGGCATCAGCCTGGAGGCGAAAACGAGTGAGTAA from Juglans regia cultivar Chandler chromosome 4, Walnut 2.0, whole genome shotgun sequence encodes:
- the LOC109002761 gene encoding leucine-rich repeat receptor-like protein kinase PXC1, with amino-acid sequence MNNPFLLPLSSALALAFFTLSLCVPNDTDLLTRFRLQADAHGQLNSNWTGGDACAASWRGVHCSSNSKRVVVLSLPSLNLRGPLDSLAPLDQLRLLDLHNNRLNGTVSPLTNCTNLKFIYLSGNDLSGEIPPEISSLGRLLRLDLSDNNLRGLVPKELCRLKRLITLRLQNNALSGTVPDLSVSLLNLRELNLTSNELYGRLPDGLLKKFGKDIFSGNEGLCGSRPFPACSFSGTPPASASTQTVTSNPSSLPQAPATSHGKGGSRNRLSTGAIVAIVIANCVALLVVVSFVLAYYCARDRSLSGSIAENDSGKRRRRSGSSYGGSEKKVYASNEGEDSCSDATNATDRSKLVFYDRRKQFVLEDLLRASAEMLGKGSLGTVYRAVLDDGCIMAVKRLKDANPCERKEFEQYMDVIGKLKHPNIVKFRAYYYAKEEKLLVYDYLSNGSLHSLLHGNRGPGRIPLDWTTRISLVLGAARGLAKIHEDYSVSKIPHGNVKSSNVLLDKNGVACISDFGLSLLINPVHAIARLGGYRAPEQAEIKRLSQKADVYSFGVLLLEVLTGRAPSQYPSPSRPRVDEDQEHEAVDLPKWVRSVVKEEWTAEVFDQELLRYKNIEEELLSMLHVGLACVVPQPEKRPTMAEVAKMIEVIRVEQSPLGEDYDESRNSLSPSLATTEDGLA